A DNA window from Oncorhynchus tshawytscha isolate Ot180627B linkage group LG13, Otsh_v2.0, whole genome shotgun sequence contains the following coding sequences:
- the cldn8.1 gene encoding claudin-8, translated as MANSALEIIGLLLSLIGLIGTAASTGMPMWRVTAFIGENIIVFETRYEGLWMNCFRQANIRMQCKVYDSLLALPPDLQAARGLMCCALALGGVGLLISILGLQCTACIRDNDRAKRTVLIIAGSMILGACVCVIIPVSWTGHTIIRDFYNPLLIDAQRRELGEALYIGWVSSAFLFAGGCMFCCCNIKEDKRQDNYMYSRNSPSQYMSYPPQSQYQPQYQPQYQPQYQPQPLQRQPSSSSYPESNHYPSRYPSERSAVAYL; from the coding sequence ATGGCCAACTCAGCTCTGGAGATCATTGGCTTGTTGCTGTCTCTCATCGGTCTGATCGGGACCGCAGCCAGCACGGGGATGCCCATGTGGCGCGTGACGGCCTTCATCGGCGAGAACATCATCGTGTTCGAGACGCGCTACGAGGGTCTGTGGATGAATTGCTTTAGACAGGCCAACATCAGGATGCAGTGTAAAGTGTACGACTCCCTCCTGGCTCTGCCTCCAGACCTGCAGGCGGCCAGGGGTCTGATGTGCTGTGCCTTGGCTCTGGGAGGGGTGGGGCTGCTCATCTCTATCCTGGGCTTACAGTGCACCGCCTGCATCCGGGACAACGACCGAGCCAAACGCACGGTGCTCATCATCGCTGGCAGCATGATCCTCGGGGCCTGCGTCTGCGTCATCATCCCAGTCTCCTGGACGGGTCACACGATCATCCGTGACTTCTACAACCCGCTGCTGATCGACGCCCAGCGCAGGGAGCTGGGAGAGGCTCTCTACATCGGATGGGTCTCCTCTGCCTTCCTCTTCGCCGGCGGCTGCATGTTCTGCTGCTGTAACATCAAAGAGGATAAAAGGCAAGACAACTACATGTACTCCAGGAACAGCCCTAGTCAATACATGTCTTACCCCCCTCAGTCACAgtaccagccccagtaccagccccagtaccagccccagtaccagccccaGCCTCTACAGAGGCAGCCGTCCAGTAGCAGCTACCCCGAGTCCAACCACTACCCCTCCAGGTACCCCTCGGAACGCAGTGCTGTGGCTTACCTCTGA
- the LOC121839119 gene encoding claudin-3-like — protein MDLLGTLAGMDLLGTLAGMDLLVALAGMDLLGTLAGMDILGTLAGMDLLGTLSGMDLLGILAGMDLLGTLAGMDLLGTLAGMDLLGTLAGMDLLVALAGMRCTSCIQDNDRAKNLILMVAGDMSFLDFICVFIPVSWMAHGIIRDFYNPPAKHPAHTAEGEALHRLGHREPSSCPRGSSLSVAVSPPTKPCWVSSTQPTRSTNPP, from the coding sequence ATGGATCTACTGGGGACTCTAGCTGGGATGGATCTACTGGGGACTCTAGCTGGGATGGATCTACTGGTGGCTCTAGCTGGGATGGATCTACTGGGGACTCTAGCAGGGATGGATATACTGGGGACTCTAGCAGGGATGGATCTACTGGGGACTCTATCAGGGATGGATCTACTGGGGATTCTAGCAGGGATGGATCTACTGGGGACTCTAGCAGGGATGGATCTACTGGGGACTCTAGCAGGGATGGATCTACTGGGGACTCTAGCAGGGATGGATCTACTGGTGGCTCTAGCTGGGATGCGCTGCACCTCCTGTATCCAGGACAACGACCGTGCTAAAAACCTCATCCTTATGGTGGCTGGAGACATGTCGTTTCTGGACTTTATATGTGTATTTATCCCAGTCTCCTGGATGGCTCACGGCATCATCCGTGACTTCTATAACCCTCCTGCCAAACACCCAGCGCACACTGCGGAGGGAGAGGCTCTACATCGGCTGGGTCACCGGGAGCCTTCCTCTTGTCCTCGGGGCTCCTCTTTGTCTGTCGCCGTGTCCCCTCCAACAAAGCCTTGTTGGGTGTCTAGCACTCAGCCAACAAGATCAACAAACCCACCGTGA